The window GGTCTCCACCGATGCACCGACCAGGTCGTCGAAACTGTTGGCCACCCGGATGATCCGGCTCTCCAGCGGCAGCGTGTCGTCGCTGACCCCGTGGCGTGGTCGCCAGGGGTCCGCCTGCCGTTCGACGATGACCGCGACCTGGTCCATGACGCCGGTCTGCCGGATCACCGCGCCGCCCTGCGCGGCGATCTGCCGTTGCTCCTCGGGCGAGACGACCGTGGTCGCGCCACCCGGGATCGGCTCAGCCAGCGACAGCTGGCCGATGTCGTGCATGAGCGCGGCGTACTCGAGGTCGACCAGTTCCCGCTCCGACAGGCCCAGTTCCCGGCCCATGGCCACGGCCAGCCGGCTGACCCGCCGGGCGTGCCCGGTCTCGGTGTAGCCGCCGACCTCGGTGACCCGTGACAGCGCGCGGATCGTCTGCAGGTAGGTCTGCCGGATTGCGGCATACCGCCGGAACGAGAACTGGGTGAGCAACAGCGGCAACGCCAGGACCGGCAACGCCCAGATACCCATCACCGGCGTGGCCAATGCGATCAGGACACCGGTCACGGCAACGGCGGACCCGATGCCGGCGCTGGCGCGCACCCCGTCCAGCAGCGCGGTCCGCAGCGGCGAGTGGTCCCGCGCCGCGCGCAGCAGGGCGTCCAGTACGCCGTCCAGCACGGTCCCGGCCAGCGCGACCGCCGCCATGATCATCGCCAACGACTTGGAGACGTCGTAGGACACCGCCCCGCTGGCCAGCAGCGGCCGGAACACCGCCGCGACGAACGCCACGACCAGGATCCGGCGGGCGAACTCGTCGACGCGGACGCCGCGGCCCACCGCCAGGTGCGGGATCGAGCCGAGCGCGATCGCGACGGTGGTCACCGCGACGACCTGCGCCACCGAATACGTCTGCGGCGTCTGGTCGTACATCGGGACCAGGGCGAACGCCAGGGCGCCGGCGGCGCCGATCGGAGCCGTCTCCCGGTCACCGGGCAGCGAGATCCGGACCACCTCGCCGACGGCGATCATCGCGACGAAGGCGACCGACAGCGCCACCGAGCCGGGCGCGAGGCCGTCCACGGTGACGCTGGCCACGCACACCACGGCGACCACCGCGGCTCCGACGAGGATCGGGACCAGGCCGGCGGTGAAGCCGTCGCGAGCCGAACGGGCCGCGCTCACCCGACCGGGCCCCCCGTCTCGCCCTCGAGCTGGGCACGCGACGGCCGGTGCGCGGCGAGCGCGGCGGCGGCCGTCGGGTCGTCGTCGTCGCTGGCGAGCGTCGGTTGCAGCGCCCGGTCCTCGTAGTCGAGCGCCCCGCCAGGACGCGGCGTGGTGTCGACCACCTGCCAGCCCTCTTCGCGAACCGCCCGGACCAGGGCACCGACCAGATCCGGCTCGAACTGTGTCCCGGCGCAACGGTGCAACTCGGCGACCGCCTCGTCGATCGACCGCGCACCCCGATACGACCGGGTCGTGGTCATCGAATCGAAGGCGTCCGCGACGGCGATGATCCGGGCAAACTCGGGGATTTCTTTTCCCTTGAGCCCCAATGGATATCCGAGGCCGTCGACCCGTTCGTGATGGTGGTAGATGCCTTCGACGGCTTCACCGAGGAAGTCCAGGCCGACTGTGATGTCACGCCCTCGGACCGGGTGCAGCTGGATCGACGCGTACTCGTCGTCGGTGAGCCGGCCGGACTTCTGCAGGACCCGGGTCGGTACCCCCAGTTTGCCGACGTCGTGCAGAATCCCGGCGTATCGCAGGGTCTGCACGCGGTCCTCGGAGATCCCGGTACGACGACCGATCATGACCGACGCGCGGCTGACCCGCTCGGAGTGGCCACGGGTGTACGCATCCTTGGTCTCGACCGCCTGGATCAGGCTGCGGATGGTCGCCTCGTACGCCTCGCGGGTGGCGGCGTACTGCGCGAACGACCAGCGGGCGACACCGAAGGGCAACAACACCAGCACGGCAGCGAACCACTCGACCCCGGCGGTCCACACGACCGCGAGCAGGAGCCCGAATAGCGAGTACGTGACCAGCGGTACGGCGAACTCCGCGACGGTGTTACGCCATACCCGGACCGGCGAGAGTTCCTCGACCAACGACACGACCAGGACCAGGAGGGTCGCGTTGACCACGCCGTAGACCAGCATCGCGACCGCGACCGGCAGGAGCACCGACGGGAACGACGAGGTCGAGATCGGGACGACCCCTCCAGTGAGCAGGTACGCCGTGCCTGCCGCGAGCGCTGAGAGGGCACTCATGGCGCCGTTGAACGCGCGCTTCATGTGCTCCATGCGCTCCCACGTGAGCGCCACGCTGGCACCAACGAGCGCCGAGCCCCAGGGGCCGACCAGCAGGATCGAGGCGATGGCGACCGGCATCGCCACCGACACACTGACCCCACCAGCGGTCCGCTGGCCGAACGTCTCGCCCAACACAACCAAGATCGCCAGCGGAACGATGACCGACCAATCCAGGGGATGCAGGGCAGCAAGAATCAGGACCGCCACACCGGCGAGCGTCACGGCGCCGACATACGCCTGCACCCGCCAGGAGATCCTGGTCACGACGCCGTCCTCCCGATCCACCGGCATTTCGAGAGGTGGCCACCTCTCAGACCGGCACCATGAGGATCGGCAACTTCCGTCAGCTACTTCAGCGCCAGCCGAAGCCGGCCTGGGTCGACAGCATGCGCTCGAGAGCCGCCGTGATCTTCTTCATCGGGCAATCACCCCTGGGAACTCGTGTCACGGGCCTTCGCTGGCCGCCCGTGCGAGATCCGCTCCGCTATGGGGTCGATCGTCGCGAGCATCCAGGGGACGTCGCGACTGGTCCTGCGGGAGTTGCCGATCCTCTTGGTGCCGCTCTTCAGTTATGAGCCCGACCCGGTGGGCCGAGGTGGCGCGATTGCGAGGACACCGGTCGTAACCGTTCTTGTGCGCCGTAGCTGCATCGCGTTCGCACCGCAGGTGTCCGCTGGATACGCGCGTGGCCTATGTGACCGGTGTGACGACGGAGTGTCAAGCAACTCGCCAGAATCACACCTGTGTGGTTTCGCCGTTACCGGCTGCCGGCTCCCCTCGTGACCGGTGTCACATCACCATGAGCGACAAGACGTTTCACCCTGGGTGACGTACTGCGCCCCTCGGGCTAATTGTCCGGCGCGCTGGGCCCAGCGTACGTCGCTTTCGCCCTACGCTCCCCAACGAGGATGCACCGTGCGGCGGGGGGTCGCAACGAGCACCTCTGGAGGAGTCGAGCATGCCCGCGTCCGCGCACCGACGGACCCGCGAGACCTACGCCGACCTCGTCCTTGCCGTGCTCGACGCTCGGCAGGACGCGGCCTCGGCACGTTTCGACGCCGTCCTCGCCGAGGCCGAGGCCGCCGGTCGGGTCGACGCGACCACGGCCCGTCACCTGCGGTGGTGGCAACGCGCCTCCGTGCGGGCCGTGGTCGAGCATGCGGCGGCGACGCTGCCCGGCACCCTGACCGCCCTCGATGCCGCTGACATCGAGGCCGACGGGTCGGCCGAACAGACCGCTGCGGCCTGGGCGCGAGCGGCCCGGCCGACGACCGCGAGCACTCGACCCGGCGCCCCGGCCGGGGCCCCGGACCCCGACGCGACGCCGGCGCGGACCTTCGTGGCCGACCTCGCCCTGGTGGCCGGACCGGTGGATCCGGCCCATCCGCCGGATACCCCGCCCGATCCGGGCGACCGCGGTGCCGACCCCGTTGCCGACAGCCCAGCCAGGCCCGTTCCGGGCGCCGACGCTCCGCCCTCGACCGCGAAGGACGACCGATGACGACCTTGCGCCTGCTGCCCGATCTCGAGGACGCCCTACGACGCATACCGGGCATCCGCGCCGCCAGCGTCGTCACCGGCCCCGATGCGCGACCGACGGAGATCCACATCGTCGCCGACCCAGGCAAGGCGGCCAAGCAGGTCGTTCGCGATGTCCAGTCCGTCGCCATGGCGCAGTTCGATGTCGACGTCGACCACCGGATCGTCAGCGTGGTGCAGATCGGCGGTGACGAGCCGGGCATGGCGACCGAGCCGCTCGCCGGCGACGAGGCCGACAGCAGTGGCCCACGAGCTGCGCTCACCGGCATCACGGTGCGCACCCGGGACGGCGAGTGCGAGGTCACGGTGTCGTTGGCGGTCGGCGAAGCCGACTTCACCGGGACCGCGAGCGGGCCGATCTCGGCGACCCATCGGGCCCGGATCACCGCTGCGGCCACGGTGCGGGCCCTGTCGGAACTGCTGGGGATCACCACCCAGGTGGAAAGCAGCCAGGTCCACGCCTCCGGCCGGCATGCCGTCGCCGTGTCAGTCCTGACGATGAGTGTCCCGCGGCTCGGCGAGCAGGCGCTGTGCGGCAGCGCGCTGGTACGCGGGGACGATGAGGACGCGGTGGCGCGGTCGGTTCTCGCCGCGGTCAACCGGCGGC of the Actinomycetota bacterium genome contains:
- a CDS encoding HD domain-containing protein — its product is MSAARSARDGFTAGLVPILVGAAVVAVVCVASVTVDGLAPGSVALSVAFVAMIAVGEVVRISLPGDRETAPIGAAGALAFALVPMYDQTPQTYSVAQVVAVTTVAIALGSIPHLAVGRGVRVDEFARRILVVAFVAAVFRPLLASGAVSYDVSKSLAMIMAAVALAGTVLDGVLDALLRAARDHSPLRTALLDGVRASAGIGSAVAVTGVLIALATPVMGIWALPVLALPLLLTQFSFRRYAAIRQTYLQTIRALSRVTEVGGYTETGHARRVSRLAVAMGRELGLSERELVDLEYAALMHDIGQLSLAEPIPGGATTVVSPEEQRQIAAQGGAVIRQTGVMDQVAVIVERQADPWRPRHGVSDDTLPLESRIIRVANSFDDLVGASVETDRWLQALERLSLGTVREFDPRVVETLSRIVERQSVLAPL
- a CDS encoding HD-GYP domain-containing protein is translated as MPVDREDGVVTRISWRVQAYVGAVTLAGVAVLILAALHPLDWSVIVPLAILVVLGETFGQRTAGGVSVSVAMPVAIASILLVGPWGSALVGASVALTWERMEHMKRAFNGAMSALSALAAGTAYLLTGGVVPISTSSFPSVLLPVAVAMLVYGVVNATLLVLVVSLVEELSPVRVWRNTVAEFAVPLVTYSLFGLLLAVVWTAGVEWFAAVLVLLPFGVARWSFAQYAATREAYEATIRSLIQAVETKDAYTRGHSERVSRASVMIGRRTGISEDRVQTLRYAGILHDVGKLGVPTRVLQKSGRLTDDEYASIQLHPVRGRDITVGLDFLGEAVEGIYHHHERVDGLGYPLGLKGKEIPEFARIIAVADAFDSMTTTRSYRGARSIDEAVAELHRCAGTQFEPDLVGALVRAVREEGWQVVDTTPRPGGALDYEDRALQPTLASDDDDPTAAAALAAHRPSRAQLEGETGGPVG